Below is a window of Tachysurus fulvidraco isolate hzauxx_2018 chromosome 11, HZAU_PFXX_2.0, whole genome shotgun sequence DNA.
TGTTTCCACCAACAAGcaacacagaaagacagagcagtttgagtaaagtttattatttctgaggagacattgaacatttttatatcaactATAATAAACCCATCCAATAGTGCATACAGGTAAATAGTCTGTTTCTACATTCTGCATTCATTACTGTTCCAGTTTCTGCACACAATATATCCAGTGAAGCTCAGGGACAAATTTAATCTCACACCTCACTCatagtttttataaacacttttactaacattttattttggatcacaaaacctcacagaTGAGTTATAACTAAACATACAGACTccagcgtatagaggctgagtgaatgtggtgtggactctgtggaggagcctcatggtgtcagagacgctgtaaaaggacagagttcctgcactgtgatccacatacactcctattctggaggatgatggaccTCGGAGATCAGTCTTTATGTTGTTGTGATAGAAAatgacagaggaagaaaaacaccacagactccaggactgactgTTGTATCCAAACCCACACTCATAACCCCctcctttcctgctgatctctttatatgacaCCGATATGAACACATTACtgctccactccacctcccagtaacggcgtccacacacactctccttacacaacacctgaatccaggagtcaaatctctctggatgatcagagtatcgCTGTTGTGTCCAACTGAatgtcaccactctgttcttctcagacagaatgagatcAGGATTTGCTGTGtttggatccagagtcagataacagaaatctacagtaataaaatgtccacatgttagatgttaatcacaggatttataataagtgtgtgtgagacacctgtctgtgtttctattcTCCTAATGCTGCTCTATTAAACATAGAtcaaaaatacagacattttaacactgtgtgtgtgtctgtgtgtctgtgtctgcgtgtgtgtctctgtgtgtgtgtatgtctgtttgtgtgtttgtgtctgtgtgtgtgtctgagtgtgtgtgtgtgtgtgtgtgtgtgtctgtgtgtttgtgtgtttatatgtgtgtaagtctttgtctgtgtgagtgtgtatgtgtgttttgagtctgtgtgtgtctgtgtgtgtgtgagtgtgtgtgtcagtttgtgtgtgtctgagtgtctgtgtgtttatgtgtgtgtaagtctttgtctgtgtgagtgtgtatgtgtgttttgagtctgtgtgtgtctgtgtgtgtgtgagtgtgtgtgtcagtttgtgtcagtttgtgtgtgtctgagtgtctgtgtgtttatgtgtgtgtaagtttgtgtgtgagtctgtgtctctgtgagtgtgtgtatatttgtctgtgtgtgtgtgtgtctgtgtgtggctgagtgtgtgtgtgtgtgtgtgtgtgtaaaacctacactgcagaaaatcttctctgttcttttgttctgaaggtaaaaccatctgaactgctgcagctttggagacacagagacaaaatggagacagaaaaataaacaggaaacagtttaaagtgtgaatgtTAAAATTTGCTTCGTCACGTTTATTTCAGACGTCAACAACATCACCAtctcaatttattcatcagctacgattttctccacaaatgtaagatttgtactttgtctgctaaattgatcttgatgtcatttacaagactgatgctaatactgtgtgattttctgcagtcttgttcctgcttacttcttatttctgttagatgaattttatggctctttttactgtgatacagaaacaatgtttgtttgttcaccttctggtctgattttgttgaattcttcCTCACAGATTTCCTCGACTCGTTTTTTCAGAcctgagagagatttcctcactccatcaaatgagagatgttgattgacagtgaagctgagtgagtcgtcacatccaggagaaacacagagagacgggaaactCTACATTGAGGAAACACctcatagagaaggagaaaagtggacgagaggaacgaatgaatctcagactgaatcagaacaaagacacacttgtgatctcagacaggaacatttcttgttgctgtaatgagcttttaggaggaaactttgtgaggaacagcgccctctgtagatcagacagtgagtgttacctggaggaagtggatttcatcgtgtgtgtgtgaaagctgctccagctcagtgaTTCTCTTCTTAAGATcagcaatctcctgctccagttgattCAGGAGTCGTCCGGCTTGACTCACTTCAGcgttctcctgagctctgatcagctccgtcacctccgagcgctttttctccatgtagctgatcatctcagtaaagatcctctcactgtcatctactgctgcctgtgaacgcgtctgtaaggacacacacacacacacacacacacacacacacacagatccatttAAAGATGAACTCTTTATCTGACAGTgactctataatgtgtgtgtttatgtgaatctctcagtttcctcctcaccttaataatgtccacagtctgtttcagctcctgcaccttcttctgcttctcctggatcCTCTTCTGGGATTTTATCTGATCCTCCTTTAACTCATTCTGAGACCAAATACAATAtgtttaatagaaataaaactaaaatagaaagaattgtagctgtaattaaataagaaactaCTACATTGTCCCcagcacacatcatcac
It encodes the following:
- the LOC113645129 gene encoding E3 ubiquitin/ISG15 ligase TRIM25-like is translated as MAEASISVDNFSVDQFSCPVCLDLLNDPVTTPCGHSFCKVCINTHWDQEDVKGVYSCPQCRETFTPRPVLRRNNMLAEVVEKLKKTELQAASPAHCYAGPGDVECDFCTGRKHKAVKSCLVCQASFCEDHLKPHYQSPVFKKHKLVEACAELQEKICSEHDKLMEIYCRTDQSFICYFCLMDQHKGHDTVSAKAERTKKQNELKEDQIKSQKRIQEKQKKVQELKQTVDIIKTRSQAAVDDSERIFTEMISYMEKKRSEVTELIRAQENAEVSQAGRLLNQLEQEIADLKKRITELEQLSHTHDEIHFLQSFPSLCVSPGCDDSLSFTVNQHLSFDGVRKSLSGLKKRVEEICEEEFNKIRPEAAAVQMVLPSEQKNREDFLQYFCYLTLDPNTANPDLILSEKNRVVTFSWTQQRYSDHPERFDSWIQVLCKESVCGRRYWEVEWSSNVFISVSYKEISRKGGGYECGFGYNSQSWSLWCFSSSVIFYHNNIKTDLRGPSSSRIGVYVDHSAGTLSFYSVSDTMRLLHRVHTTFTQPLYAGVCMFSYNSSVRFCDPK